CGCCCGACTACTGAAGGCGAGGCTGGGAATAGACCAGGGTGTCAGTATCAGGATACAGAAGCACATACCGATGGGGGCCGGGCTGGGGGGCGGCTCTAGTGACGCCGCCGCGGTGCTTAAAGGTCTTAACGAGCTGTGGCAGGTCGGCCTGACCTCGGACCAGCTTGAGGAAATGGCTGCCCGGCTGGGGGCCGACGTACCCTTTTTCATCCGCGGTGGCCTGCAACTGGGTGAGGGCATTGGCGAAGTACTCACGCCCCTGGAGCGGGTACTACCCTACGCTATCCTGCTGGTGATCCCACCCTTCGCAGTCGATACAACCTGGGCTTATGGGCAGTTTGCCTCACAGCCGTCGTTCCCAACTCCACCGGCCTTCGACCAGCTTATCACCCGTGATCCTATCCCCTGGGAAGCCTTCACTAACGATTTCGAGGAGGTGGTTTTCCCCCGCTACGGCCGGCTGGCGGAGATCAAGGCGGCGTTACTTGACCAGGGGGCAGTTTATGCCGGCCTGTCGGGGAGCGGAAGCGCGGTTTACGGATTCTTCGAGCAACAGCCAGACACCGATAGCTTCGCCGAGCGCTTCCCGGACTGCCAGGTGCTGGCAGTTAAATCTGTTCTCCACGGCTGCCAGGTCCACCCAGAAGATAAACAAAAGGGAATCATTCTGCAGCCAACCGCCACGCCATAATCCCAGCACCCTGCCACTGATCACCCCGTCGAGGTCCCAGTCCTGGATGGCCACCTCGCCCTCCACGAGCGTATCGATATGGACCCCGGCAAATTGGTCGGACGTATGGTAGATGCAGGAATGGAATCGGGGCAGACTGGACCCTTGATCCAAAAGAACCAGGCGGTAAAGTTCGGCACACTCATCGCCACACAAGCCCCACCGTTCGATAGTCACGGTATCACCGGCAACCCGGCCGGTCCACACCCTGACAGGACCGCCCTCCCATTCGATTTTCCAGGAAGCCTCCGCAGTGATTTTCTCTTGCCCACGGTAGGGTACCACCCGGATTGGCTCTTCCTCACCTTCAGGCTCCAGGCCACATCCAAACAGTCCTAGACCGATTATTGCTGCCAGCACGAGCCTCATGCGGAAAAACACCACAACTATCCCTCTGTGCCCCGTGCTACCACCGGAACTGCAGCCCGAGCCCATACTGCACACCGGCTCGACGACCTTGCCCATGAACAATAACATCATTCGGTGCTCACTCCAAGGATGTAACCTCGCTCGCATAATAGGCATCCACTTCTCCCCAATCGATGCTCGTCGTCTCAGGGTAGCCGATTTCAGGATGATAAACTACGTAGGTGAGGGTACCATCCTCTTCCGCGAGCCTGATGATTTCGAATAGCTCCTCTATAGATTGGAAAGATCGAAGATTAATCCCTCGCGAATCCAATTCCTGCTCACTCAATAGCTCACCATCCCCCCGGGGATTCTCGAACGCATAAACCGTGTCACCTTTGACTTTAACAGTCGCCTGGAGTAAACGTGGCGCGCAGTAACAAAGGTGCCCATAGTCAAATTGGTAATGCTTGAGCTCTTGCGATTGCCAGAGACTCCAGGCCTGTTCATAGGTTTCCGGTGACAGGCCGTTAGAATCGTTGCAGCCAGGCAATAAGGTCAATAATAGGATTAACGGTAACAGCTGCGGATAACAATTCTGGCTTAGCTTATATCGTCGGGGCATAGCTGGCTACTCCTCCCACTCCGGCTCCACGATCTTGCCCATGAACAGCAGCGCCCCGCTTGTCCGCTCCCGAATCACGAAAATAAAGGGACGGTCTACCCGCATCGAAGTCA
This Candidatus Neomarinimicrobiota bacterium DNA region includes the following protein-coding sequences:
- the ispE gene encoding 4-(cytidine 5'-diphospho)-2-C-methyl-D-erythritol kinase, which encodes MSLTLQAHAKINIGLRITGRRDDGYHLIHTLFQEIDFGDEVTISTHSSGETSVEVSGPAAEGVPSDDRNLCSQAARLLKARLGIDQGVSIRIQKHIPMGAGLGGGSSDAAAVLKGLNELWQVGLTSDQLEEMAARLGADVPFFIRGGLQLGEGIGEVLTPLERVLPYAILLVIPPFAVDTTWAYGQFASQPSFPTPPAFDQLITRDPIPWEAFTNDFEEVVFPRYGRLAEIKAALLDQGAVYAGLSGSGSAVYGFFEQQPDTDSFAERFPDCQVLAVKSVLHGCQVHPEDKQKGIILQPTATP
- a CDS encoding DUF6174 domain-containing protein produces the protein MPRRYKLSQNCYPQLLPLILLLTLLPGCNDSNGLSPETYEQAWSLWQSQELKHYQFDYGHLCYCAPRLLQATVKVKGDTVYAFENPRGDGELLSEQELDSRGINLRSFQSIEELFEIIRLAEEDGTLTYVVYHPEIGYPETTSIDWGEVDAYYASEVTSLE